The Paraburkholderia acidisoli genome contains a region encoding:
- the glgC gene encoding glucose-1-phosphate adenylyltransferase: protein METPASLNDLQRTTLAIVLAGGRGTRLGPLTNKRVKPAVYFGGKYRIIDFALSNCLNSGIRRIAVVTQYKAHSLLRHLQRGWGFLRGEFNEFLDLWPAQQRVEGAHWYRGTADAVYQNLDIIRSIAPKYVVVLAGDHIYKMDYTRMVADHAASGADCTVGCIEVPRMEAQAFGVMAVDENRRVTGFVEKPEDPPAMPGRPDIALASMGIYVFDTEYLFHLLEDNISRSATDHDFGKDIIPRVVSDGHAIAHPFSMSCVSSDPTADSYWRDVGTVDAYWSANLDLASTIPALDLYDRNWPIWTYQEQLPPAKFVRDLNGLQGSGTNLIVCGGSVISGSQISRSVLSSKVVVQSFCNIAEAVLLPQVVVGASCRLRKVVVDRGCMIPDGTVIGEDPVRDAERFYRTESGVVLVTQEALNKLSG, encoded by the coding sequence ATGGAAACTCCGGCAAGCCTCAACGATCTGCAACGCACCACGCTCGCGATCGTGCTCGCGGGCGGCCGCGGCACGCGCCTGGGGCCGCTCACCAACAAACGCGTGAAGCCCGCCGTGTACTTCGGCGGCAAGTACCGCATCATCGATTTCGCGCTCTCCAACTGCCTGAATTCGGGCATCCGCCGCATCGCCGTGGTCACGCAGTACAAGGCCCACTCGCTGCTGCGCCACCTGCAGCGCGGCTGGGGTTTCCTGCGCGGCGAGTTCAACGAGTTCCTCGACCTGTGGCCCGCGCAGCAGCGCGTGGAAGGCGCGCACTGGTATCGCGGCACGGCGGACGCGGTCTACCAGAACCTCGACATCATTCGCTCCATCGCGCCCAAATACGTGGTCGTGCTGGCCGGCGACCACATCTACAAGATGGATTACACGCGCATGGTGGCCGACCACGCCGCGAGCGGCGCGGACTGCACGGTCGGCTGCATCGAGGTGCCGCGCATGGAGGCGCAGGCCTTCGGCGTGATGGCCGTCGACGAAAACCGCCGCGTGACCGGCTTCGTCGAGAAACCCGAGGACCCGCCCGCCATGCCGGGACGCCCCGACATCGCGCTCGCGAGCATGGGCATCTACGTGTTCGACACCGAGTACCTGTTTCATCTGCTCGAAGACAACATCTCGCGCTCGGCCACCGACCACGACTTCGGCAAGGACATCATTCCGCGCGTGGTCAGCGACGGCCACGCGATCGCGCATCCGTTCAGCATGTCCTGCGTGTCGTCCGACCCGACCGCCGACTCGTACTGGCGCGACGTGGGCACCGTGGACGCGTACTGGTCGGCGAACCTCGACCTCGCCTCCACGATTCCGGCGCTCGACCTCTACGACCGCAACTGGCCCATCTGGACGTACCAGGAACAATTGCCGCCCGCCAAGTTCGTGCGCGACCTGAACGGCCTGCAAGGCTCGGGCACCAACCTGATCGTGTGCGGCGGCAGCGTGATCTCGGGTTCGCAGATTTCGCGCTCGGTGCTCTCGTCGAAAGTGGTCGTGCAGTCGTTTTGCAACATTGCCGAGGCAGTCTTGTTACCGCAGGTGGTGGTGGGCGCGAGTTGCCGGCTGCGCAAGGTGGTCGTGGACCGCGGCTGCATGATCCCCGACGGCACCGTGATCGGCGAAGACCCCGTGCGCGACGCCGAACGCTTCTATCGCACCGAAAGCGGCGTCGTGCTGGTGACGCAGGAGGCGCTCAACAAGTTGTCGGGCTGA
- a CDS encoding alpha/beta fold hydrolase: MRTSLNRMLAPLAAPLVAALGAAALCHAAIAAEVSTDAAPAASAAAVTATPAAGPADGPAYGPRLEGFTYPHPVHDFAFSSQGQTLHMAYMDVAPTVKPNGRTAVLLHGKNFCAATWQDTIGELTNAGYRVIAPDQIGFCKSSKPAAYQFTFQQLARNTHALLASLGVERATIIGHSTGGMLGVRYALMYPHETEQLVLVNPIGFEDWKAKGVPSISVDRWYARELKTTADSIRRYEQSTYYAGQWRPAYEPWVQMLAGMYRGPGKAQVAWDSALLYDMIYTQPVVYEFGQLQMPTLLLIGDKDTTAIGKDLAPPEVRAQLGHYPVLAKEAQRAIPHATLVEFPDAGHAPQMQDPQAFHAALLKGLAAVGGG, translated from the coding sequence ATGAGAACTTCCCTGAATCGCATGCTTGCCCCGCTGGCCGCCCCGCTGGTCGCCGCGCTCGGCGCCGCCGCGCTGTGCCACGCCGCCATCGCCGCCGAGGTATCGACGGACGCCGCGCCCGCGGCTTCCGCTGCCGCCGTCACGGCCACGCCCGCCGCTGGTCCCGCCGACGGGCCCGCTTATGGCCCGCGGCTCGAAGGCTTCACGTATCCGCATCCGGTGCACGACTTCGCGTTCTCGTCGCAAGGTCAGACGCTGCACATGGCCTACATGGACGTCGCGCCCACGGTCAAGCCTAACGGCCGCACGGCCGTGTTGCTGCACGGCAAGAATTTTTGCGCCGCGACGTGGCAGGACACCATCGGCGAATTGACGAACGCCGGCTATCGCGTGATCGCGCCCGACCAGATCGGCTTCTGCAAGTCGAGCAAGCCCGCCGCGTATCAGTTCACGTTCCAGCAGCTCGCGCGCAACACGCACGCGCTGCTCGCCTCGCTCGGCGTCGAGCGCGCGACGATCATCGGCCATTCGACGGGCGGCATGCTCGGCGTGCGCTACGCGCTGATGTATCCGCATGAAACGGAGCAACTGGTGCTCGTGAACCCGATCGGTTTCGAGGACTGGAAGGCGAAGGGCGTGCCGTCGATTTCCGTCGACCGGTGGTACGCCCGCGAACTGAAGACGACCGCCGACAGCATTCGCCGCTATGAGCAGAGCACCTATTACGCGGGCCAGTGGCGCCCGGCGTACGAGCCGTGGGTGCAGATGCTCGCGGGCATGTATCGCGGTCCGGGCAAGGCGCAGGTCGCGTGGGATTCGGCGCTGCTCTACGACATGATCTACACGCAGCCCGTGGTGTACGAATTCGGCCAGTTGCAGATGCCTACTCTCCTGCTGATCGGCGACAAGGACACGACCGCCATCGGCAAGGATCTCGCGCCGCCCGAAGTGCGCGCGCAACTGGGCCACTATCCGGTGCTCGCGAAGGAGGCGCAGCGCGCGATTCCGCACGCGACGCTGGTGGAGTTCCCGGATGCGGGCCACGCGCCGCAGATGCAGGACCCGCAGGCGTTTCATGCGGCGTTGTTGAAGGGGTTGGCGGCGGTGGGAGGAGGCTAA
- the pdxY gene encoding pyridoxal kinase PdxY, with translation MKNVLSIQSHVVFGHAGNSAAVFPMRRLGVNVWPLNTVQFSNHTQYGHWTGHAIDSGEVMDLVEGIGAIGVLPRCDAVLSGYLGTPEQAQAVIDVVRAVKAANPQARYFCDPVMGTLNAENGCHVEPGIQAFLVRHMPEVADAMMPNHSELQRLVGREIETAEEAVVACRELIRRGPKLVVVKHLLDRNSLADRFNMLAVTADEAWLAQRPLYPFARQPVGVGDITSAVLVARLMLGDSLRRAFEHTLAAVNAVVRATYDAGRYELEIVAAQDQIAHPRDWFDAWAVEPA, from the coding sequence ATGAAAAACGTCCTGAGCATCCAGTCCCATGTGGTGTTCGGTCACGCGGGCAACAGTGCCGCCGTGTTCCCCATGCGCCGTCTCGGCGTGAACGTGTGGCCGCTCAACACCGTGCAGTTTTCGAATCACACGCAGTACGGCCACTGGACCGGGCACGCCATCGACTCGGGCGAAGTCATGGATCTCGTCGAAGGCATTGGCGCGATCGGCGTGCTGCCGCGCTGCGACGCCGTGCTTTCGGGCTACCTCGGCACGCCCGAGCAGGCGCAGGCCGTGATCGACGTGGTGCGCGCCGTGAAGGCCGCCAACCCGCAGGCGCGCTATTTCTGCGACCCCGTCATGGGCACGCTCAACGCCGAAAACGGCTGCCACGTCGAGCCCGGCATTCAAGCGTTCCTCGTGCGCCACATGCCCGAGGTCGCCGACGCGATGATGCCCAACCACAGCGAACTCCAGCGCCTCGTGGGCCGCGAGATCGAAACCGCCGAAGAGGCCGTGGTCGCCTGCCGCGAGTTGATCCGGCGCGGGCCGAAGCTCGTCGTCGTGAAGCATCTGCTGGACCGCAACAGCCTCGCCGACCGCTTCAACATGCTCGCCGTGACCGCCGACGAAGCCTGGCTCGCCCAGCGCCCGCTCTACCCGTTCGCACGCCAGCCGGTGGGCGTGGGCGACATCACGAGCGCCGTGCTGGTCGCGCGCCTGATGCTCGGCGACTCGCTGCGGCGCGCCTTCGAGCACACGCTCGCGGCCGTCAACGCGGTCGTGCGCGCCACCTACGACGCGGGCCGCTACGAGCTCGAGATCGTCGCGGCGCAGGACCAGATCGCGCACCCGCGCGACTGGTTCGACGCATGGGCCGTGGAGCCGGCCTAG
- a CDS encoding aminotransferase class I/II-fold pyridoxal phosphate-dependent enzyme, which yields MLMSPPVALNYERFQQLNLRLDMSRGKPSPEQLDLSQALIDEAALAGHRARDGFDCRNYGLASGLPEARELGAELLGVSAAQVVAAGNSSLELMHDALAFALLHGVPVATGEEAATSTPWRAQGDIAFLCPVPGYDRHFAICEALGVRMIAVPMRDDGPDMDRVEALVRSDASIKGMWCVPLYSNPSGAIWSDATIRRLAAMPAAPDFRLFWDDAYRFHHLGDEALATLDVHAACAAAGNAERVLMFASLSKVTIAGGAFAWLAAGPRNLAWWQRHSAIRTIGPDKLNQLRHVRFLRDRAGVLALMARHRALLKPKFDAVEAVFRARLGGIEGVSWNTPRGGYFISLYAPEGCARRTVELAAAAGLVLTPAGAAFPYGDDPRDSHLRIAPSFPALDEVRLAAEGIALSLLKAIEERRG from the coding sequence ATGCTGATGTCGCCGCCCGTTGCTTTGAACTACGAACGATTTCAGCAGTTGAACCTGCGGCTCGACATGTCGCGCGGCAAGCCTTCCCCCGAGCAGCTCGATCTCTCGCAGGCGCTCATCGACGAGGCCGCGCTCGCCGGGCACCGAGCGCGCGACGGCTTCGACTGCCGCAACTACGGTCTCGCGAGCGGCTTGCCCGAGGCGCGCGAACTGGGCGCGGAACTGCTGGGCGTGAGCGCGGCGCAAGTGGTCGCGGCGGGCAACTCGAGCCTCGAACTGATGCACGACGCGCTCGCGTTCGCGCTGCTGCACGGCGTGCCCGTCGCGACCGGTGAGGAGGCGGCGACCAGCACGCCGTGGCGCGCGCAGGGCGACATCGCGTTCCTGTGTCCCGTGCCCGGCTATGACCGGCACTTCGCCATTTGCGAGGCGCTGGGCGTGCGCATGATCGCCGTGCCGATGCGCGACGACGGCCCCGACATGGATCGCGTGGAAGCGCTCGTGCGCAGCGACGCGTCGATCAAGGGCATGTGGTGCGTGCCGCTCTACAGCAATCCGTCGGGCGCGATCTGGTCCGACGCGACCATCCGCCGCCTGGCCGCCATGCCCGCCGCGCCCGACTTCCGCCTGTTCTGGGACGACGCATATCGCTTCCATCATCTCGGCGACGAAGCGCTCGCCACGCTCGACGTGCACGCGGCCTGCGCGGCGGCCGGCAACGCGGAGCGCGTGCTGATGTTCGCCTCGCTTTCCAAGGTGACGATCGCGGGCGGCGCGTTCGCGTGGCTCGCGGCCGGGCCGCGCAATCTCGCGTGGTGGCAGCGGCACAGCGCGATCCGCACGATCGGCCCGGACAAGCTCAACCAGTTGCGTCACGTGCGGTTTCTGCGCGACCGCGCGGGCGTGCTCGCGCTGATGGCGCGCCATCGCGCGTTGCTCAAGCCCAAATTCGATGCCGTCGAGGCGGTGTTTCGCGCGCGTTTGGGCGGCATCGAAGGCGTGAGCTGGAACACGCCGCGCGGCGGCTATTTCATCAGCCTCTATGCACCCGAAGGTTGCGCGCGCCGCACCGTCGAACTCGCGGCGGCGGCGGGCCTCGTGCTCACGCCCGCGGGCGCGGCGTTCCCGTATGGCGACGATCCGCGCGACAGTCATCTGCGGATCGCGCCTTCGTTTCCGGCGCTCGACGAAGTGCGGCTCGCGGCGGAGGGCATCGCGCTTTCGCTGCTGAAGGCGATCGAGGAACGGCGCGGCTGA
- the glgA gene encoding glycogen synthase GlgA has product MTIRVLHVASELYPLLKTGGLADVTAALPAALIEQGADARLLLPGFPPVAAGLEDLRPVARIERSFGAPEATLELGRLPGSDLSVYMIRADAFYARAGNPYLDDEHVPYGDNAQRFALLGWTAAQLAGRLDPAWAPAIVQAHDWHAGLAPAYLRAAQREHGAPLAHVRSIFTIHNLAYQGIFPAQQFDGLGLPHDFLHMHGVEFYGQLSFLKAGLFYADKITTVSPTYAREIQTVAQGGGLEGLLRERTHDLVGILNGVDYQVWNPAGDAAIAAKYSATRMSGKLRCKSALQTRMNLAVKHDALVFGVVSRLTEQKGLDLLLAAVPDLVARGGQLVVLGTGDPSLEQGYARAARQHPESVAVELGFDETLAHEIVAGADVMAVPSRFEPCGLTQLYALAYGALPLVHCVGGLADTVVDATLENLAEDLATGFVFTRFEPDALTAAIRRAFALHARSRDWRETRARAMRQDFGWAASAQRYMALYRELAG; this is encoded by the coding sequence ATGACCATTCGCGTCCTGCACGTAGCCAGCGAGCTGTATCCGCTCCTGAAGACCGGCGGCCTCGCCGACGTGACCGCCGCCCTGCCCGCCGCGCTGATCGAACAGGGCGCCGACGCGCGCCTGTTGCTGCCGGGCTTTCCGCCCGTGGCGGCCGGACTCGAAGATTTGCGGCCGGTCGCGCGGATCGAGCGCAGCTTCGGTGCGCCCGAGGCCACGCTCGAACTGGGCCGTCTGCCGGGCAGCGACCTGTCCGTCTACATGATTCGCGCCGACGCGTTCTACGCGCGCGCGGGCAACCCCTATCTCGACGACGAACACGTCCCCTACGGCGACAACGCCCAGCGTTTCGCGCTGCTCGGCTGGACCGCCGCCCAGCTCGCGGGCCGTCTCGACCCGGCGTGGGCGCCCGCGATCGTGCAGGCGCACGACTGGCACGCGGGCCTCGCGCCCGCCTATCTGCGCGCGGCGCAGCGCGAACACGGCGCGCCGCTCGCGCACGTGCGCTCGATTTTCACGATCCACAATCTCGCGTATCAGGGCATTTTTCCCGCCCAGCAGTTCGACGGCCTCGGCCTGCCGCACGACTTTCTGCACATGCACGGCGTGGAGTTCTACGGCCAGCTTTCGTTCCTGAAAGCCGGGCTGTTTTACGCCGACAAGATCACCACCGTGAGCCCGACCTACGCGCGCGAGATCCAGACCGTGGCGCAAGGCGGCGGCCTCGAAGGGCTGCTGCGCGAGCGCACCCACGACCTCGTGGGCATCCTCAACGGCGTCGATTACCAGGTCTGGAATCCGGCCGGCGACGCCGCCATCGCCGCGAAATACTCGGCCACGCGCATGAGCGGCAAGCTGCGCTGCAAGTCCGCGCTGCAAACGCGCATGAATCTCGCGGTCAAGCACGACGCGCTGGTGTTCGGCGTGGTGAGCCGCCTCACCGAGCAAAAGGGCCTCGACCTGCTGCTCGCGGCGGTGCCCGACCTCGTCGCGCGCGGCGGTCAGCTGGTCGTGCTCGGCACCGGCGACCCGAGCCTCGAACAGGGCTACGCGCGCGCGGCGCGCCAGCATCCGGAGTCGGTGGCGGTGGAATTGGGCTTCGACGAAACCCTGGCCCACGAGATCGTGGCGGGCGCCGACGTGATGGCCGTGCCCTCGCGCTTCGAGCCGTGCGGCCTCACGCAGCTCTATGCGCTCGCCTACGGCGCGCTGCCGCTCGTGCACTGCGTGGGCGGTCTCGCCGACACGGTGGTCGACGCCACGCTCGAGAATCTCGCCGAAGACCTCGCCACCGGCTTCGTCTTCACGCGCTTCGAACCCGACGCGCTCACGGCCGCGATCCGCCGCGCCTTCGCCCTGCACGCGCGCAGCCGCGACTGGCGCGAAACGCGCGCCCGCGCGATGCGGCAGGACTTCGGCTGGGCGGCCTCGGCGCAGCGCTACATGGCGCTGTACCGCGAACTGGCGGGCTGA
- a CDS encoding LysR substrate-binding domain-containing protein gives MKTLDLDVLAMVVAVADAGSFVRGAALVHRSQAALSMQIRALEEAIGKPLFIRAPRNVTPTPDGQTLIAYARRMLALRDEAWASLAHPEVTGRVSIGVPDDYASSLMPPVLRKFSANWPKVEIQVIGLPSSALMPLLKDNQIDLACVTRTRGLAGEFIRFEPMVWAAPPAAVSAASGREIWRERPLPVALFGGGSVAHTNAIQALERAKIEYRTSYESPSLMGLCSMVAAGLAVAPLARCAVPENFTTLTRAHGLPALPELEVVLARSARSNRPPCDFLADQILTELRVQER, from the coding sequence ATGAAGACCCTCGACCTCGACGTGCTCGCGATGGTGGTCGCCGTGGCCGACGCTGGCAGCTTCGTGCGCGGCGCGGCGCTCGTGCATCGCTCGCAGGCGGCGCTGAGCATGCAGATTCGCGCGCTCGAAGAGGCGATCGGCAAGCCGCTGTTCATCCGCGCGCCGCGCAACGTCACGCCCACGCCGGACGGCCAGACGCTCATCGCCTACGCGCGCCGCATGCTGGCGCTGCGCGACGAGGCGTGGGCCTCGCTCGCGCATCCGGAGGTGACCGGGCGCGTGTCGATCGGCGTGCCCGACGACTACGCGTCTTCGCTGATGCCGCCCGTGCTGCGCAAGTTTTCGGCGAACTGGCCGAAGGTGGAAATCCAGGTGATCGGCCTGCCGAGCAGCGCGCTCATGCCGCTGTTGAAGGACAACCAGATCGATCTTGCCTGCGTCACCCGCACGCGCGGTCTGGCGGGCGAATTCATCCGCTTCGAACCGATGGTGTGGGCCGCGCCGCCCGCCGCCGTGAGCGCCGCGAGCGGGCGCGAGATCTGGCGCGAGCGGCCACTGCCCGTGGCGCTGTTCGGCGGCGGCAGCGTCGCGCATACGAACGCCATTCAGGCGCTGGAGCGCGCGAAAATCGAATATCGCACCTCGTACGAGAGCCCGAGCTTGATGGGTTTGTGCAGCATGGTGGCGGCAGGTCTGGCCGTGGCGCCGCTCGCGCGCTGCGCCGTGCCGGAGAATTTCACCACGCTCACGCGCGCGCACGGTCTGCCCGCGCTGCCGGAACTCGAGGTGGTGCTGGCGCGCAGCGCGCGGTCGAACCGGCCGCCGTGCGACTTTCTCGCCGACCAGATTCTCACGGAGCTGCGCGTTCAGGAGCGTTGA
- a CDS encoding branched-chain amino acid ABC transporter substrate-binding protein: MSFARHATGIASGIASGIFSGIARRFGARSGSHDVLRCAARVPSRPLRASLAAFAAACALGGGTALAAGPLDVRIGFAAPLSGDYANYGRDLENGVQLALDEANAQNLKIGDQTARFTLIAIDDRSDPRLGVQAAASLANQDVAAVVGHFNSGTAIPASRIYESAGIPMISPAATNPVITQQGFANTFMVIASDAQNAGWAGTWAVDVMKAKRIAIVDDRTAFGQGEADVFERTVREHGGKVVAREFSNGDSDDFGAQLSRIKAADADLLYFGGLARQGAALVKQMKQRSIAAQFVGGGGVATADFTQAAGAAAEGAMAWEYGRPLAQLPDGPRFAQAYKSRFGSDVLAYAPFGYDAAWAAIHAMVSAKSAKPDVYRGTLKTLSFDGVTGRIAFEPDGSLKNGASTLWQVRKGAWVPVTTRGG, from the coding sequence ATGAGTTTTGCCCGCCACGCTACGGGAATCGCTTCAGGCATCGCTTCAGGCATCTTTTCAGGAATCGCCCGACGCTTCGGTGCGCGTTCCGGTTCGCACGACGTCTTGCGCTGCGCCGCGCGTGTCCCATCGCGCCCGCTACGCGCGAGCCTCGCGGCGTTCGCGGCCGCCTGCGCGCTCGGCGGCGGCACGGCGCTCGCGGCGGGTCCGCTCGACGTGCGCATCGGGTTCGCCGCGCCGCTCTCGGGCGACTACGCGAACTACGGCCGCGACCTCGAGAACGGCGTGCAGCTCGCGCTCGACGAAGCCAACGCGCAGAACCTCAAGATCGGCGACCAGACCGCGCGCTTCACGCTCATCGCCATCGACGACCGCAGCGATCCGCGCCTCGGCGTGCAGGCCGCCGCGAGCCTCGCGAACCAGGACGTCGCGGCCGTGGTCGGCCACTTCAACTCGGGCACGGCCATTCCGGCGTCGCGCATCTACGAAAGCGCCGGCATTCCGATGATCAGCCCCGCCGCCACCAATCCCGTCATCACGCAGCAAGGCTTCGCCAACACCTTCATGGTGATTGCGAGCGACGCGCAAAACGCGGGCTGGGCGGGCACGTGGGCCGTCGACGTCATGAAGGCGAAGCGCATCGCCATCGTCGACGACCGCACGGCGTTCGGCCAGGGCGAAGCCGACGTGTTCGAGCGCACCGTGCGCGAGCACGGCGGCAAGGTGGTCGCGCGCGAATTCTCGAACGGCGATTCGGACGACTTCGGCGCGCAGCTTTCCCGCATCAAGGCCGCCGACGCCGATCTGCTCTACTTCGGCGGCCTCGCGCGCCAGGGCGCGGCGCTCGTCAAGCAGATGAAGCAGCGCAGCATCGCCGCGCAGTTCGTGGGCGGCGGCGGCGTGGCGACCGCCGACTTCACCCAGGCCGCGGGCGCGGCGGCCGAAGGCGCGATGGCGTGGGAATACGGCCGCCCGCTCGCGCAACTGCCCGACGGCCCGCGTTTCGCGCAGGCCTACAAGAGCCGCTTCGGCAGCGACGTGCTCGCTTACGCGCCCTTCGGCTACGACGCCGCGTGGGCCGCGATCCACGCCATGGTCAGCGCGAAGTCGGCGAAACCGGATGTCTACCGCGGCACGCTCAAGACCCTGAGCTTCGACGGCGTGACCGGCCGTATCGCCTTCGAACCCGACGGTTCGCTCAAGAACGGCGCCTCCACGCTGTGGCAGGTGCGCAAGGGCGCGTGGGTGCCGGTGACCACGCGCGGCGGCTGA